The following DNA comes from Nitrogeniibacter aestuarii.
CGGGCGGGGTCCGAGATGCCCGGCAGCGCGCGCGGATTGTAGAGAAGGGTGAATCGGCCCTGTTCGACCACGGTGGTGACCACCTCGGGCAGGCTCTCGTCGACACGGCTGGGCACGGCTCGACCGGAAGCATCGGTACAACCGCGGAAAGTAAGATCCTGGGCACCAGCCAGCGAGGGCATCAGCAGGCAGGCCAGCAGGGCGAAAACGAGACGCAGCGCGGTCATGGATTACCTCGGCATTTCATATGCATGGAACGGGGCATTTTGACAGACTCGGCGCCGCTCGGGGACATCTCGGGCACGCGCGCGCGCAGCGCGTATAATGTCGCCTTTCAATTTCGGCGCAATTCATGCGCCCCTGGCCGGCATCGCGCCGGCCTGCTGTGAACGAGCAACCGGAGAGGTTTTATGGCGGGTCATAGTAAATGGGCCAACATCCAGCACCGCAAGGGTCGTCAGGACGCCAAGCGGGGCAAGGTCTTCAGCAAGCTGATCAAGGAAGTCACCGTGGCGGCCAAGATGGGCGGCCCCGACCCCACGTCCAACCCGCGACTGCGCCTGGCCATCGACAAGTGCAAGGGTGAATCCATGCCCAAGGACAACATCGAAAACGCCATCAAGCGCGGTGCTGGCCTGCTCGACGGCGCCAACTATGAAGAGTCGCGCTACGAGGGCTACGGCATCGCCGGCGCCGCCGTGATCGTCGATTGCCTGACCGACAACAAGGTGCGTACCGTCGCCGACGTGCGTCACGCCTTCTCCAAGTACGGCGGCAACCTGGGCACCGACGGCTGCGTGGCCTTCCAGTTCGATCACGTCGGCCAGCTCATGTTCGCCCCGGGCATCGATGAAGACGCCATCATGGAAGCCGCGCTCGAAGCCGGCGCTGACGACGTGATCGTCAACGACGACGGCTCCATCGAAGTGATCACCGGCCCCGCCGAACTCTCCGACGTGAAGGAAGCGCTCGAAGCCGCCGGCTACAAGGCCGAAGTGGGCGAAGTGATCATGAAACCCCAGAACGAAACCGAACTGACCGGCGACGACGCCGCCAAGATGCAGAAGCTGCTCGACGCGCTGGACAGCCTCGACGACGTGCAGGAGGTGTATACCTCGGCGGTGTTTGACGAAGCCTGAACGGGCTGAGTGCGTTGGCGAAAGCGGCGACCTTCGGGTCGCCGTTTTTTGTTTGGTCGGCGGTATGAGTCATTCGCGGTTTCCATGGCCATTGGCCGGGTTTCGCCCCGGCGGGCACCTCACTTTCTTGCTTGTGCAAGAAAGTGAGCAAAGAAGCACAGCCCACGGTCGCGTCGCCTGCGGCGATACCCAATCGCCAAACACCGGGGGCGGCGTGCTTCGCCAACTCGCCCTGCGGGCTCAGACAGCGAAGCCCGTGTTTCCGCCCCCAGCGCTAGTCGATTGGCGCGATCGAGGGCGAAGCGGACGTGCCACTCTTGTAACATCCGCAGCCCAGCCAAGCGCAGCGACACCGGGAACATCGCATTAAAAGAACTCGCCACCTGAGTCCGGCACACCCCCAATCCCTCTGTCGTGCCGAGTCGCCCGGATGATCAGCAGAAAAAGTGGCTGCGCTGTTTGAGCCCGAAGGGCGAGTTGGCGCAGCCACCTGCTGAGCGTTCGGGCAGGGAGGGGAGCCCGCAGGGCCACGAAAAGCGGGATGCGTCTCTTTGCCTACTTTCTTGCGCGTCAAGAAAGTAGGTCGCCCTTCAGGGCGAAACCAGCGGCGAAACAAGAATGGAATGGTGTTTAGCTGCAGCACTGAACTGATGGGTGAGGTCGTTCAGGCATGAACCGCCATTGGCCGGGTTTCGCCCCGGCGGGCACCTCACTTTCTTGCTTGTGCAAGAAAGTAAGCAAAGAAGCACAGCCCACGATCGCGTCGCCTGCCGGCGATTCCCAATCGCCAAGCCCCGGGCGCGGCGTGCTTCGCCAACTCGCCCTATCGGGCTCGGACAGCGAAGCCCGTTGTTCCGCCCCCGGCGCTTGTCGATTGGCGCGACCGAGGGCACTCCGGACGTGCCATTCTGGTGAGGTCAGTCGCCCACGCGAGCGAAGCGACGCCGCGAACAGCGAAACGTAAACGGACGGCCGTCACAGTTGGCACGTCCCCAATCCCTCTGTCGTGCCGAGTCGCCCGGATGAACGGCAGAAATAGCGGTTTCGCTGTCTGAGCCCCATCGGGGCGAGTTTGCGAAACCGCCTGCCGGGCGTTCGGGCAGCGAGGGTAGCCCGAAGGGCCACGACGGCGGGACGCGCTTCTTTGCCTACTTTCTTGCGCGTCAAGAAAGTAGGTCGCCCAAAGGGCGAAACCAGCAACCTGAAAATCTGGCACAGAGCCCAACGCCCAACACCATAAAGCGCCACAAATCCCCGGCGTCACCCCGCCCAACCGGTGCGACACACCTCCCCCCATTGGCGCGCCCCACCGCTTTGGGTACCCTTCCCCCCATGATGACGCCCGACCCACACACCTGAACCCCATGGACACCCTGCTCCAACAGATCGTCAACGGCCTGGTGGTCGGCAGCGTCTACGCGCTGGTCGCGCTCGGTTACACCATGGTCTACGGCATCCTCGGCCTGATCAATTTCGCCCACGGCGAGGTGCTCATGGTCGGCGCGCTCACCGCGCTGCAGGTGATCCTCTGGCTCATGGGCGTGGCGCCCGACATGGCGCCGCTGCTGATGCTCTCCATCGCCGTGGCGGTGGCCATCCCGGTGTGCATGTTGCTCGGCTACCTCATGGAGCGCCTCGCCTACCGCCGCCTGCGCAATGCTCCGCGCCTCGCGCCGCTGATCACCGCCATCGGCATGTCCTTTCTGCTGCAGACCCTGGCGATGATCCTCTGGGGGCGGGGCAACCACAGCTTTCCGCAGCTCATCTCCACCGAGCCCATCGCGCTGGTGGGCACGGTGGTGATCACCCCGGTGCAGATCGCCATCATCGTCATCTCGGCACTGATGATGGGCGGCCTGCTCATGCTGGTGAATCGCAGCCGCATGGGCCGCGCCATGCGCGCCACGGCCGAGAACCACAAGGTCGCGCAGCTCATGGGCGTGGACACCAACGGCGTGACCGCGCTCACCTTCATCCTCGGCGCCGGCATGGCCGCCGTGGCCGGGGTGATGATCGCCTCCAATTACGGCATCGCCAACTATTCCATGGGCTTCATGCCCGGCCTCAAGGCCTTCACGGCGGCGGTGCTCGGCGGCATCGGCAACCTCGCCGGGGCGGTCGTCGGCGGGCTGGTGCTGGGGCTGGTGGAAGCCATCGGCGCGGGCTATATCGAAGACATCTCCTTCGGCTTTCTCAACTCCAGCTATCAGGACATCTTCGCCTTCACTATCCTCGGGCTGGTGCTGATCTTCCGGCCCACTGGCCTGCTGGGCGAACGGGTGTCGGACCGGGCATGACCACCATGCCCCCGATTTCGACATGCCGATGGCCGGTTGAAACCGGCCCTACGGGGCGATACGCCAAACCGACGCGACACCGTAGGGCGGGATTCATCCCGCCAACACCCGAGGCCCGCTGATGGAAGAAATAGCCCGCCTCATCCCCGTCCTCGGCAAGAAGAATCCGCGCCTCGCGGTGTGGCTGGTGGCGATCATCGCCATCGCCGCGCCCATCATCGCGAACGTGGCCGTCGGGCGCAGCTGGGTGCGCATTCTCGACTTCGCCCTGCTGTACATGCTGCTGGCCATCGGCCTGAATCTGGTGGTCGGCTACGCCGGCCTGCTCGACCTGGGCTATATCGCCTTCTACGCCGTGGGCGCCTACACCTGGGCCTTTCTGGCCTCGCCCCATTTCGGCGTGCACCTGCCCTTCTGGATGGTGCTGCCCATTGGCGCGGCCTGCGCGGCGCTGGCGGGCATCATCCTGGGCTTTCCGGTGCTGCGTTTGCGGGGGGACTACCTCGCCATCGTCACGCTCGGCTTCGGGGAAATCATCCGCATCTTCCTCAACAACCTGAACCACCCGGTCAACATCACCAACGGGCCGCAGGGCATCGGCTCGCTCGATTCCATCCATTTCTGCGCGGGCGATCCACTCGCTGCGGCGGGCGAAGGCGTGCTCGACGCCCTGTGCGAATGGCAGTTCGGCAGTGGCCTGCGCGTGGGTGGATTCAAGATCCACTCCCTGTTCCTGTTCTACTACCTGTTCCTGCTGTGCGTAATCGGCGCCATCGTGTTCATGCATCGGCTGCAGGTCTCGCGCATCGGCCGCGCCTGGGCCGCCATGCGCGACGATGAACTGGCCGCCAAGGCCATCGGCATCAACACCCGCAACATGAAGCTGCTGGCCTTTGCACTGGGCGCGACCTTTGGCGGGGTATCGGGCGGGCTGTTCGGGTCCTTCCAGGGCTTCGTGTCACCCGAGTCCTTCTCGCTGATGGAATCCATCGCCGTGCTGGTCATGGTGGTCTTCGGCGGCATGGGCAACATCGCCGGGGCGCTGGTGGGTGCCCTCATCCTCAGCCTGTTGCCGGAGCTACTGCGCGAGGTGGCCGTGCCGCTGCAGGAAACGCTATTCGGCACCGTATTGCTCGACCCGGAAGTGCTACGCATGCTGCTCTACTCGCTGGCCATGATCCTCATGATGCTGCTGCGCCCACGCGGTCTCATCCCGGCCCGGGCCCGCTACGCCCGTGTCGAGCATGTGCGCGAGGCGAGCGCATGATCACGCTGCTGGAGGCAAAGCACATCGGCAAGCGCTTCGGCGGCGTCACCGCGCTAGCGGACGTGAGCCTGACCATCCGTCAAGGCGAGGTGTACGGCCTCATCGGCCCCAACGGCGCGGGCAAGACCACCTTCTTCAATGTACTCACCGGCGCCTACACGCCGGACGAGGGCGGGTTCGTGTTCGAAGGCAGCGCCCTGCCCACCGGCAAACCCCATCGCGTGGTCGAAGCCGGCATTGCCCGCACCTTCCAGAACATCCGCCTGTTCGGCGGCATGACCGCGCTGGAAAACGTCATGGCCGGCCACCACATCCGCACCCGCGCCGGGGTGTGGGGCGTGCTCACCCGCAACCGCCGGCAGCGCGAAGAAGAACGCCTCACCACCGCCCGTGCGCAGGAACTGCTCGACTACGTGGGCATCGCCCGCCACGCCCATGCGGTGAGCACCAGCCTCTCGTATGGCGACCAGCGCCGGCTCGAAATCGCCCGTGCCCTGGCCACCGAACCGCGCCTGCTCGCGCTCGATGAGCCCGCCGCCGGCATGAACGCCACCGAAACCGCGCAGCTCAAAACCCTCATCGAGCAGATCCGCACCGACGGCGTCACCGTGATGCTCATCGAACACGACGTAAAGCTGGTCATGGGCCTGTGCGACCGGGTCGCCGTGCTCGACTTCGGCCGCAAGATCGCCGAAGACGTGCCGGCCGAGGTGCAGCGCAATCCAGCGGTGATCGAAGCCTATCTGGGTGGGAGTGTCGCGGAGGCGCAGGCGGGATGATCAGAACCAGCGTTCGCAAACACCGCTGCGACTCCCTCCCCTTCAAGGGGAGGGCTGGGGTGGGGATGGGGTTAGAAAACCACCAAGAGCCCCAAAGCAACCCCATCCCCCACCCTGCCTCCCCCTTGAAGGGGGAGGTGCCCTCCACTTTTTGGCGCGATGGTGTCTTGTTCTTCGGAGGATGCCAATGACCAGCCCCCTTCTCGAACTCAAAGACGTCCACGTCAACTACGGCGCCATCGCCGCCGTCAAAGGCATCGACCTCAGCCTCAACACAGGCGAGCTGGTCTGTCTCATCGGCGCCAACGGCGCGGGCAAGAGCACCACGCTCAACGCCATCGCCGGCACCCTGCCGCTGGCCGGCGGCGAGATTCACTATCAGGGCCAGCCCATCGACGCCCTGCCCGCCCACAAACGCCTGCGCGCCGGCATCGCCCTCGTCCCCGAAGGCCGCGGCATCTTCACCCGGCTCACGGTGGAAGAGAACCTGCGCATGGGCGCCTACAGCCGCGACGACGACCAGATCGACGCCGACCTGGATCGCATGCTGTTGCTTTTCCCAAGACTCCGAGAACGACACACCCAGGTCGCCGGCACCCTCTCCGGCGGCGAACAGCAGATGCTCGCCATCGGCCGCGCCCTGCTCTCGCGACCCAAGCTGCTACTGCTCGACGAACCCTCCATGGGCCTTGCCCCGCTCATCGTCGAGAAGATTTTCGAGGTGGTGCAGCAAGTGAAAAACGACGGTGTGACCGTGCTACTGGTGGAGCAGAACGCCAATCTGGCACTGGAATTTGCGGAGCGGGGGTATGTGATGGCGTCGGGTGTGGTGACGCTGGCGGGGCGGGGAGATGAGCTGCTGGCGGATGCGGGGGTTCGGGCGGCTTACCTGGGTGGAGGGTAACGGTGTTTCTTCCCTAGGTTGTCGGCAGCGCTATGCCTCGTTTTGCAAACCGATGGTCCTACCCTCACAACAAGCAATGTCTACTAAATTTAGTCTAAATTAGTAGACATTGGTAGACACGAAGTACTAATGTCTACTAAAACGAGCACAAATTAGTAGACATGAAAATTCCGATGTCGCCGCCCGCCGAAGCCCGGCTTCTGGCCGAAATGAGCCGTGCAGACCTGCCCGCGCTCATGACTCACAGCGCC
Coding sequences within:
- a CDS encoding YebC/PmpR family DNA-binding transcriptional regulator, with translation MAGHSKWANIQHRKGRQDAKRGKVFSKLIKEVTVAAKMGGPDPTSNPRLRLAIDKCKGESMPKDNIENAIKRGAGLLDGANYEESRYEGYGIAGAAVIVDCLTDNKVRTVADVRHAFSKYGGNLGTDGCVAFQFDHVGQLMFAPGIDEDAIMEAALEAGADDVIVNDDGSIEVITGPAELSDVKEALEAAGYKAEVGEVIMKPQNETELTGDDAAKMQKLLDALDSLDDVQEVYTSAVFDEA
- a CDS encoding branched-chain amino acid ABC transporter permease, with product MDTLLQQIVNGLVVGSVYALVALGYTMVYGILGLINFAHGEVLMVGALTALQVILWLMGVAPDMAPLLMLSIAVAVAIPVCMLLGYLMERLAYRRLRNAPRLAPLITAIGMSFLLQTLAMILWGRGNHSFPQLISTEPIALVGTVVITPVQIAIIVISALMMGGLLMLVNRSRMGRAMRATAENHKVAQLMGVDTNGVTALTFILGAGMAAVAGVMIASNYGIANYSMGFMPGLKAFTAAVLGGIGNLAGAVVGGLVLGLVEAIGAGYIEDISFGFLNSSYQDIFAFTILGLVLIFRPTGLLGERVSDRA
- a CDS encoding ABC transporter permease subunit, with product MEEIARLIPVLGKKNPRLAVWLVAIIAIAAPIIANVAVGRSWVRILDFALLYMLLAIGLNLVVGYAGLLDLGYIAFYAVGAYTWAFLASPHFGVHLPFWMVLPIGAACAALAGIILGFPVLRLRGDYLAIVTLGFGEIIRIFLNNLNHPVNITNGPQGIGSLDSIHFCAGDPLAAAGEGVLDALCEWQFGSGLRVGGFKIHSLFLFYYLFLLCVIGAIVFMHRLQVSRIGRAWAAMRDDELAAKAIGINTRNMKLLAFALGATFGGVSGGLFGSFQGFVSPESFSLMESIAVLVMVVFGGMGNIAGALVGALILSLLPELLREVAVPLQETLFGTVLLDPEVLRMLLYSLAMILMMLLRPRGLIPARARYARVEHVREASA
- a CDS encoding ABC transporter ATP-binding protein yields the protein MITLLEAKHIGKRFGGVTALADVSLTIRQGEVYGLIGPNGAGKTTFFNVLTGAYTPDEGGFVFEGSALPTGKPHRVVEAGIARTFQNIRLFGGMTALENVMAGHHIRTRAGVWGVLTRNRRQREEERLTTARAQELLDYVGIARHAHAVSTSLSYGDQRRLEIARALATEPRLLALDEPAAGMNATETAQLKTLIEQIRTDGVTVMLIEHDVKLVMGLCDRVAVLDFGRKIAEDVPAEVQRNPAVIEAYLGGSVAEAQAG
- a CDS encoding ABC transporter ATP-binding protein, which translates into the protein MTSPLLELKDVHVNYGAIAAVKGIDLSLNTGELVCLIGANGAGKSTTLNAIAGTLPLAGGEIHYQGQPIDALPAHKRLRAGIALVPEGRGIFTRLTVEENLRMGAYSRDDDQIDADLDRMLLLFPRLRERHTQVAGTLSGGEQQMLAIGRALLSRPKLLLLDEPSMGLAPLIVEKIFEVVQQVKNDGVTVLLVEQNANLALEFAERGYVMASGVVTLAGRGDELLADAGVRAAYLGGG